One genomic segment of Pandoraea thiooxydans includes these proteins:
- the cyoC gene encoding cytochrome o ubiquinol oxidase subunit III, with amino-acid sequence MSDTTAPNPPPLTGPGAGPFSGDGRSNGQAAGPLQFLVRTAHHSPNGTLLGFWLYLMSDCLVFACLFAAYGVLGRRYADGPTGAEVFELPLVALNTSLLLLSSITYGFAMLEMQKRRPRALLGWLAVTGLLGAAFIGVELHEFAGLIHDGAGPWRSAFLSSFFALVGTHGLHVTCGIIWIITMMTQVGKYGLNAANRRRLVCLSMFWHFLDVVWIGVFTFVYLMGVLP; translated from the coding sequence ATGTCTGACACGACCGCCCCCAACCCACCCCCGCTGACCGGCCCGGGCGCCGGCCCCTTCTCCGGCGATGGCCGATCGAACGGGCAGGCCGCCGGGCCGCTGCAGTTCCTGGTGCGCACCGCGCATCACTCGCCCAATGGCACGCTGCTCGGCTTCTGGCTGTACCTGATGAGCGACTGCCTGGTGTTCGCCTGTCTGTTTGCCGCCTATGGCGTGCTGGGTCGGCGCTACGCCGACGGGCCGACCGGCGCCGAAGTGTTCGAGCTGCCGCTGGTGGCGCTCAACACCTCCTTGCTGCTGCTCTCCTCGATTACCTACGGCTTTGCCATGCTCGAAATGCAAAAGCGCCGACCGCGCGCGCTGCTCGGCTGGCTCGCAGTGACCGGCCTGTTGGGCGCGGCGTTCATCGGCGTGGAGCTGCACGAATTCGCCGGGCTGATTCACGACGGCGCCGGCCCCTGGCGCAGCGCGTTCCTCTCGTCGTTCTTCGCGCTGGTCGGCACCCACGGGCTGCACGTGACGTGCGGCATCATCTGGATCATCACCATGATGACGCAGGTCGGCAAATACGGACTGAATGCGGCCAACCGGCGGCGCCTGGTGTGCCTGTCGATGTTTTGGCACTTTCTGGACGTGGTGTGGATCGGCGTATTCACTTTTGTTTACCTGATGGGAGTGCTGCCATGA
- the cyoD gene encoding cytochrome o ubiquinol oxidase subunit IV: MSAHDTALGDAGAHDHDEDEELPHSTFSGYMTGFVLAVALTALPFWIVMGSVFHRSGVTAAAILLIGAVQIVVHMIYFLHMDGKVQGGWSLLALIFTIVLVAIALSGSIWVMYHLNENMMPGMMQPMHNPP; the protein is encoded by the coding sequence ATGAGCGCCCATGACACCGCGCTGGGCGACGCCGGCGCACACGATCACGACGAAGACGAGGAACTGCCGCACAGCACCTTCAGCGGGTACATGACCGGCTTTGTACTGGCGGTCGCGCTCACCGCGCTGCCCTTCTGGATCGTGATGGGCTCGGTGTTCCATCGCTCGGGTGTGACCGCCGCGGCGATCCTGCTGATCGGCGCGGTGCAAATCGTCGTGCACATGATCTATTTTCTTCATATGGACGGCAAGGTGCAGGGGGGCTGGAGCCTGCTGGCGCTGATCTTCACGATCGTGCTGGTGGCCATCGCGCTGTCCGGCTCGATCTGGGTGATGTACCACCTGAACGAAAACATGATGCCGGGTATGATGCAGCCTATGCACAACCCTCCCTGA
- a CDS encoding YbcC family protein gives MSHSDIDTVTPSQQAAAGALPPLASQNLDAMLDEACQKACAAIAPAWPLDRSIAVNPHWGRTGDAVQTVAARLSLLAGARVYPSRRYFLQAWTNGTISGADLHAARHHVAAAGQALLDEQQCVQALQGEPALSPIPLLIDLLDVDAQRNTHLPWRQAITHQISQTCAAYFDHAQADWQPERGGGLYAFWRDTLEHDPGIGTLMGLPQLHRQLNQLPPTPDLAIRWVMEKVDLPSAVWPDYLEALLLNINGWASWCAYLDWQARQAGGRDHSLRELLAVRLAWGAILLNPALIPGVGTGVRALRELWREAPAKLAAAQSAFAVDEVWQLALDLAYQRRLASQLGAPAAAGAAASGDRGVEAQAVFCIDVRSEPLRRALETHDRHIQTIGFAGFFGLPIAYTPIGTAASSPRLPGLLPPAVQAGDSLRAPGGPGAPSPASVQRARQRHFSIAEQWRAASRWPAAAFSYVEAFGWSYGSALRHWLKIKPHERDRDDLDGLPKRYRHLCRPSLDHLDAAARAEMAARILRLMGLDRDFAPLVLLVGHGSQSANNPQAAALECGACGGQSGEVNARILARMLNDAEVREHLAAHGIRVPAHTVFAAALHNTTTDEVEWFDLDLLPAAGQASIARLRATFAAALDQVRRERAPQLRIDATQQPARLLRTLQRRASDGAQTRPEWGLANNAAFIIAPRELTRGVNLAGRSFLHDYDASHDGDGSKLEQLMTAPMLVTHWINWQYHASSCEPVYFGSGNKLLHNVVGAHIGVFEGNGGDLRIGLSRQSLHDGEREMHEPLRLSVIIAAAQQRIEAVLQKHAHLRALVDNHWLHLCHYDNGILSHYCRGQWLAGHQNDISATASGPRQHAA, from the coding sequence ATGAGCCACTCGGACATCGATACCGTAACACCATCGCAGCAGGCAGCCGCCGGCGCGCTGCCGCCGCTGGCCAGCCAGAATCTGGATGCCATGCTCGACGAGGCCTGCCAAAAGGCCTGCGCAGCCATTGCTCCGGCGTGGCCACTCGACCGCTCGATCGCCGTCAACCCACATTGGGGGCGCACCGGCGATGCGGTGCAAACAGTGGCGGCCCGGCTCAGCCTGCTGGCGGGCGCGCGCGTGTATCCATCGCGTCGCTACTTTCTGCAGGCCTGGACCAACGGCACCATTTCCGGTGCGGATCTGCACGCCGCACGCCATCATGTCGCCGCCGCCGGACAAGCGTTGCTCGACGAACAGCAGTGCGTACAGGCACTGCAAGGCGAACCGGCACTCTCGCCGATTCCGCTGCTGATCGACTTGCTGGACGTGGATGCACAACGCAACACGCACCTGCCCTGGCGTCAGGCAATCACCCACCAGATCAGCCAGACGTGCGCCGCCTATTTCGATCATGCACAGGCCGACTGGCAGCCCGAGCGCGGCGGCGGCCTATATGCATTCTGGCGCGATACGCTGGAGCACGACCCGGGTATCGGCACGCTGATGGGATTGCCCCAACTGCATCGCCAGTTGAACCAATTGCCGCCCACGCCTGACCTGGCGATCCGCTGGGTCATGGAAAAGGTCGATTTGCCGAGCGCCGTCTGGCCCGACTATCTCGAGGCCCTGCTGCTCAATATCAACGGTTGGGCCTCCTGGTGCGCCTATCTGGACTGGCAGGCTCGGCAGGCCGGTGGACGCGATCATTCGCTGCGCGAGTTGCTCGCGGTGCGCCTGGCCTGGGGCGCCATTTTGCTCAATCCCGCGCTGATCCCCGGGGTCGGCACCGGAGTTCGCGCGCTGCGCGAGCTCTGGCGGGAGGCGCCAGCCAAATTGGCCGCCGCGCAATCCGCCTTTGCGGTCGACGAGGTGTGGCAACTGGCGCTCGACCTCGCCTACCAGAGGCGGCTCGCCAGTCAACTGGGAGCCCCAGCGGCTGCCGGGGCCGCAGCATCGGGCGACCGCGGCGTCGAGGCGCAGGCCGTGTTCTGCATCGACGTGCGCAGCGAGCCACTGCGTCGCGCGCTCGAGACTCATGATCGGCATATTCAAACCATTGGTTTTGCCGGTTTCTTCGGCCTGCCGATTGCCTACACTCCGATCGGCACGGCAGCGAGCAGTCCACGCCTGCCGGGCCTGTTGCCGCCGGCGGTGCAGGCCGGCGATAGCCTGCGCGCACCGGGCGGCCCCGGCGCGCCAAGCCCGGCCTCGGTGCAACGCGCCAGGCAGCGCCATTTTTCGATCGCCGAACAATGGCGTGCCGCCAGCCGCTGGCCGGCCGCGGCCTTCTCGTACGTCGAGGCCTTTGGATGGAGTTACGGCAGTGCGCTGCGCCACTGGCTGAAAATCAAACCGCACGAGCGCGATCGCGATGACCTCGACGGCCTGCCCAAGCGCTATCGCCACCTGTGCCGCCCGTCGCTCGATCATCTCGATGCGGCCGCGCGCGCGGAGATGGCCGCACGCATCCTGCGCCTGATGGGGCTCGATCGCGATTTCGCTCCGCTGGTCTTGCTGGTGGGCCACGGCAGTCAAAGCGCCAACAACCCGCAGGCCGCGGCCCTCGAATGCGGCGCCTGCGGCGGGCAGAGCGGCGAAGTCAACGCGCGCATTCTCGCGCGCATGCTCAATGACGCCGAGGTTCGCGAGCATCTGGCGGCCCACGGCATTCGGGTACCCGCGCATACCGTGTTCGCCGCCGCGCTGCACAACACCACGACCGACGAGGTGGAATGGTTCGATCTGGATTTGCTGCCGGCCGCCGGTCAGGCAAGCATCGCCAGGCTTCGGGCGACATTTGCCGCGGCGCTCGACCAGGTGCGCCGCGAGCGGGCGCCGCAATTGCGGATCGACGCGACGCAGCAGCCGGCCCGCCTGCTGCGGACGCTCCAGCGCCGCGCCAGCGATGGCGCGCAAACCCGGCCGGAGTGGGGCTTGGCCAACAATGCCGCCTTTATCATCGCGCCGCGCGAACTCACGCGCGGCGTGAACCTGGCCGGCCGCAGCTTCCTGCATGATTACGATGCGTCGCACGATGGCGACGGCAGCAAGCTCGAGCAATTGATGACCGCGCCGATGCTAGTCACGCACTGGATCAATTGGCAATATCACGCGTCGAGTTGCGAGCCGGTCTACTTCGGCAGCGGCAACAAGCTGTTGCACAACGTGGTGGGCGCCCATATCGGCGTCTTCGAAGGCAACGGCGGCGATCTGCGCATCGGCCTGAGCCGGCAATCGCTGCACGACGGCGAGCGCGAGATGCACGAACCGCTGCGCTTGAGCGTGATCATCGCCGCTGCGCAGCAGCGGATCGAGGCCGTGCTCCAAAAGCACGCGCATTTGCGCGCGCTCGTCGACAACCACTGGCTGCATCTATGCCATTACGACAACGGCATCCTGTCGCACTACTGTCGGGGACAATGGCTGGCCGGGCACCAGAACGACATAAGCGCGACTGCTTCCGGCCCGCGGCAGCACGCTGCGTGA
- a CDS encoding MFS transporter: MSSGANHQTASPVPSEPFSRGHRSRIAPEEIAVGVVVGRASEYFDFFVFGIASVLVFPRVFFPFTDHLHGLLYAFTIFSFAFIARPFGTAFFMTVQRRWGRSVKLTAALFALGTATAGMAFLPNYQSIGVLSIYLLAFFRSIQGIGFGGSWDGLPSLLALNVPPHRRGWYAMIGQLGAPIGFLIAAGLFLFLHMSLDSDDFLGWGWRYPFYVAFAVNVVALFARLRLVVTHEYTEMLEEDQLEPISTREMVRSQGYNIFLGAFASLASYALFHIVTVFPLSWVSLQNPQDMDNMLTVQMLGAVVAMVFTVLSGRIADRIGRRTTLGLFAVMIGVFSLFAPFLMGHDAQHQDVFIVIGFALLGLSYGQAAGSVTSNFEQRFRYTGAALTTDFAWLFGAAFAPLVALGLSSLFGLVAVTGYLLSGMLCTLLALRINKLLATRD, encoded by the coding sequence ATGTCAAGTGGTGCTAATCATCAGACGGCATCGCCAGTCCCCTCGGAACCATTCAGCCGAGGGCATCGGTCCCGTATCGCGCCGGAGGAGATCGCCGTCGGTGTGGTGGTGGGGCGTGCATCCGAATATTTCGATTTTTTCGTGTTCGGCATCGCCTCGGTGCTGGTGTTTCCCCGCGTGTTCTTCCCCTTTACCGACCATCTCCACGGGCTGCTCTACGCCTTCACCATTTTTTCGTTCGCCTTTATCGCCCGGCCTTTCGGCACCGCATTTTTCATGACGGTGCAGCGCCGCTGGGGGCGCAGCGTCAAGCTTACCGCGGCGCTGTTCGCATTGGGTACCGCGACAGCGGGCATGGCGTTCTTGCCGAACTATCAAAGCATCGGTGTCCTGTCGATCTACCTGCTGGCATTTTTCCGCTCGATACAGGGCATCGGCTTCGGCGGCTCCTGGGACGGCTTGCCGTCGTTACTCGCGCTGAATGTGCCGCCGCACCGCCGCGGCTGGTATGCGATGATCGGACAGCTCGGCGCGCCGATCGGTTTTCTGATCGCTGCCGGACTGTTCCTGTTTCTGCACATGAGCCTGGACTCCGACGATTTTCTCGGTTGGGGCTGGCGCTATCCGTTTTATGTGGCGTTTGCGGTCAACGTGGTCGCGCTGTTTGCTCGGTTGCGGCTGGTGGTGACGCATGAATACACCGAAATGCTGGAGGAGGATCAGCTCGAACCGATCAGCACCCGAGAAATGGTGCGCTCGCAGGGCTACAACATTTTTCTCGGCGCGTTCGCCTCGCTGGCCAGCTATGCGCTGTTCCATATCGTGACGGTGTTCCCGCTGTCGTGGGTGTCGCTGCAGAATCCGCAGGATATGGACAACATGCTGACCGTACAGATGCTCGGCGCGGTCGTGGCGATGGTGTTTACCGTGCTGTCCGGGCGCATCGCCGACCGCATCGGCAGGCGCACGACGCTGGGCCTGTTCGCCGTGATGATCGGCGTATTCAGCCTGTTCGCGCCGTTCCTGATGGGCCACGACGCGCAGCATCAGGATGTCTTCATCGTCATCGGCTTCGCGCTGCTGGGGCTGTCGTACGGACAGGCCGCCGGTTCGGTCACATCGAACTTCGAACAGCGCTTTCGCTACACGGGTGCTGCGCTCACCACCGATTTCGCGTGGCTCTTCGGCGCGGCCTTCGCGCCGCTGGTCGCACTTGGCCTGTCGTCTTTGTTCGGCCTGGTTGCCGTGACCGGCTATCTGCTCTCCGGCATGCTCTGCACGCTGCTGGCGCTGCGCATCAACAAGCTGCTGGCAACGCGCGATTGA
- a CDS encoding DUF1345 domain-containing protein, producing MSFYPEVLRNRPYMTIGLVIGLAAGLLVPGTVQPTERVLIGWDVAVWSYLVMIWIHMAFASEQAVRAHAQREDENAVTVLTVICFATVASILAIVFELGSTKGVGLEIKLLHSLLTGLTLFGAWFLIPTIFTLHYARIYYSSRSKEPELGFPDRALQPDYWDFMYFSFTIAVASQTADICLRGRSARRSVLAQSVLSFYFNVAVLGLCVNIAAGMLGS from the coding sequence ATGAGCTTCTACCCCGAAGTGCTTCGCAACCGGCCATACATGACGATTGGACTCGTCATCGGACTGGCCGCCGGCTTGCTGGTGCCAGGCACCGTGCAGCCCACCGAGCGCGTGCTGATCGGCTGGGACGTCGCGGTTTGGTCGTACCTTGTCATGATCTGGATCCACATGGCATTCGCCAGCGAGCAAGCGGTACGGGCTCACGCGCAGCGCGAAGACGAGAATGCCGTCACCGTGCTGACGGTCATTTGCTTCGCAACCGTCGCCAGCATCCTCGCGATCGTCTTCGAGCTCGGGTCGACCAAGGGCGTGGGGCTCGAGATAAAGTTGCTGCACTCGCTTCTGACCGGCCTGACCCTTTTTGGTGCGTGGTTTCTCATCCCGACCATCTTCACGCTGCACTACGCGCGTATCTATTACAGCTCACGCTCGAAAGAACCCGAGCTCGGATTTCCCGACCGCGCGCTGCAGCCCGATTACTGGGATTTCATGTACTTCTCGTTCACCATCGCGGTGGCTTCGCAAACCGCCGACATTTGCCTGCGCGGGCGTAGCGCGCGGCGCAGCGTGCTGGCGCAGTCCGTCCTGTCCTTTTATTTCAACGTCGCGGTGCTTGGTCTGTGCGTGAATATCGCGGCCGGGATGTTGGGCAGCTGA
- a CDS encoding helix-turn-helix domain-containing protein produces MLVKIDRFQDIHLHASSVKEWKQIYNQITPGTLQSSLVQAVAGHLHIFREQINQRVVQHGEAPRGKICFALPLNVPGAARVQGREVDDKCIFVLRGGQEFMFHMPMSMDILAVTFDVEDFEQALTDSGRSDTLRALLKQPVVKVSPHRLAESKARLLRLFYGSLVSPAADASGGHSEACIEGAMLETMLNLIADPECDKNQNHGSSPCSFIVEKIHRLLLQDSGSPPSVQEFCDRLRVSRTTVQKSFQSVTQSTPVNYIRCIRLNGVRRELMSTSGSELSVGDAAAKWGFFHLSHFAADYRDLFDELPSQTARKNELLVTA; encoded by the coding sequence ATGCTGGTAAAAATCGATCGCTTCCAAGACATCCATCTCCATGCGTCTTCGGTCAAAGAGTGGAAGCAAATCTATAATCAGATAACGCCAGGAACGCTGCAAAGTTCCCTGGTGCAGGCGGTCGCCGGCCATCTTCACATCTTCCGAGAGCAAATCAATCAACGGGTGGTCCAGCACGGCGAAGCCCCGCGCGGCAAAATATGCTTTGCCCTGCCACTGAACGTCCCTGGCGCCGCACGCGTACAAGGCCGAGAAGTAGACGACAAGTGCATTTTCGTCCTACGCGGTGGGCAGGAGTTCATGTTCCACATGCCGATGAGCATGGACATACTCGCCGTGACGTTTGACGTCGAAGATTTCGAGCAAGCCCTGACCGACTCGGGGCGTTCGGACACACTGCGCGCGTTGTTGAAGCAACCGGTGGTAAAGGTCTCGCCTCATCGCCTTGCCGAGAGCAAAGCCAGGTTATTGAGATTGTTTTATGGCTCGCTCGTTAGCCCGGCGGCCGATGCAAGCGGCGGTCACTCGGAAGCGTGCATCGAGGGCGCCATGCTTGAAACCATGCTGAACCTGATCGCCGATCCGGAATGCGACAAGAATCAGAACCATGGAAGCTCGCCTTGCAGCTTTATCGTGGAAAAAATTCATCGCTTGCTATTGCAAGACAGTGGCAGTCCGCCCAGCGTGCAAGAGTTTTGCGACCGTCTGCGAGTCAGTCGCACCACGGTTCAGAAAAGCTTCCAGAGCGTGACGCAGTCAACGCCTGTCAACTACATTCGGTGCATCCGTCTCAACGGCGTTCGGCGAGAGCTGATGTCGACAAGCGGGTCGGAGCTGTCGGTCGGTGATGCCGCGGCAAAGTGGGGCTTTTTTCACCTCAGTCACTTCGCAGCCGACTACCGGGATCTGTTCGACGAACTGCCATCCCAGACCGCCCGCAAAAACGAGTTGCTTGTGACCGCATGA
- the cyoA gene encoding ubiquinol oxidase subunit II — MSTPKLIRGLLALPAALLLSGCGTVLMSPSGDLAMRQRDIIIVSTCLMLVIIVPVIFLTLLFAWRYRSSNTQAQYSPEWDHSTLLELLIWSVPLLIIIALGALTWVSTHKLDPYRPLDRIAAHQALPADVAPLTVQVVALDWKWLFFYPEQGIATVNEMAAPVDRPIHFEITSSTMMNSFFIPALAGQIYAMPGMQTQLNAVVNKPGVYEGFSANFSGAGFSGMRFKFRGMSEADFRAWVAHAKSSRDALTRGTYEALAKPSEWVPVHYYGHIAPDLYDAILNRCVEPGQICIKDMPNQNRKAAHAPAKQPLAAASCTAANSRTLRIAMQNAPGREQQ, encoded by the coding sequence ATGAGTACGCCAAAGTTGATTCGCGGATTGCTTGCACTTCCAGCCGCCCTGTTGTTGTCCGGCTGCGGTACCGTGCTGATGTCCCCGTCCGGCGATCTGGCGATGCGCCAGCGCGACATCATCATCGTCTCGACCTGCCTGATGCTGGTGATCATCGTGCCGGTGATCTTCCTCACGCTGCTGTTTGCCTGGCGCTATCGCTCGTCCAATACCCAAGCGCAATATTCACCCGAGTGGGACCATTCGACGCTGCTCGAACTGCTGATCTGGTCAGTGCCGCTGCTCATCATTATCGCGCTCGGCGCACTGACCTGGGTCAGCACGCACAAGCTCGATCCGTATCGTCCGCTCGACAGAATCGCCGCCCACCAGGCGTTGCCCGCCGACGTCGCACCGCTGACAGTGCAGGTCGTCGCACTCGATTGGAAGTGGCTGTTTTTTTATCCCGAGCAAGGCATCGCGACGGTCAACGAGATGGCCGCGCCGGTCGACCGGCCGATCCATTTCGAGATCACCTCTTCGACGATGATGAACTCGTTTTTCATTCCCGCGCTGGCCGGCCAGATCTACGCCATGCCCGGCATGCAAACGCAGCTCAACGCGGTGGTCAACAAGCCGGGCGTCTACGAAGGATTCTCGGCAAACTTCAGCGGCGCGGGCTTCTCGGGGATGCGCTTCAAATTCCGCGGCATGAGCGAGGCCGACTTCCGCGCCTGGGTCGCGCATGCCAAGTCAAGTCGCGATGCGCTCACGCGAGGCACCTACGAAGCGCTGGCCAAGCCCAGCGAGTGGGTGCCGGTGCATTACTACGGTCACATCGCGCCGGATCTGTACGACGCCATCCTCAATCGCTGCGTCGAGCCGGGACAAATCTGCATCAAGGACATGCCGAACCAGAACCGCAAAGCGGCGCATGCCCCGGCGAAGCAGCCGCTTGCCGCCGCCTCATGCACGGCAGCCAATAGCCGAACCCTGCGCATTGCCATGCAGAACGCCCCCGGCCGGGAACAGCAATGA
- a CDS encoding SURF1 family protein: MRPSLARVGVILALTVLLVYGFVRLGTWQVHRRAWKLDLIHRVDTRVHATPVPAPGPAQWPQVSAARDEYLHVTATGTYLYGKDTQVQAVSDLGSGFWVLTPLRMSDGALVLVNRGFVPPEWKDTPASEASGPVTVTGLVRMPEPGGGFLHKNDPAHNLWYSRDVQGIAAARGLGPVAPYFIDADGPGAPRAGTTPSHYPVGGLTVISFPNNHLMYSITWYALALMSAAAGIFVIRLELRGRQAK, encoded by the coding sequence ATGCGCCCCTCGCTTGCGCGTGTTGGCGTCATCCTGGCCCTTACGGTCCTCCTCGTTTATGGCTTCGTGCGCCTCGGCACATGGCAGGTGCACCGGCGTGCCTGGAAACTCGACCTGATCCACCGCGTCGATACGCGCGTGCACGCCACGCCGGTGCCGGCGCCCGGGCCGGCCCAGTGGCCGCAGGTGAGCGCCGCGCGCGACGAGTACCTGCATGTGACGGCAACCGGCACCTACCTGTACGGCAAGGACACACAGGTGCAGGCTGTCAGCGATCTGGGCAGCGGATTCTGGGTGCTCACGCCGCTGCGCATGAGCGACGGCGCGCTGGTGCTGGTCAATCGCGGCTTCGTGCCGCCCGAATGGAAGGACACGCCCGCGAGCGAGGCGTCGGGGCCGGTCACCGTCACCGGCCTGGTACGCATGCCCGAGCCGGGCGGCGGCTTCCTGCACAAGAACGATCCTGCGCACAACCTGTGGTACTCGCGCGATGTGCAGGGCATTGCCGCCGCGCGCGGCCTTGGGCCGGTCGCCCCCTATTTCATCGATGCCGACGGCCCGGGCGCACCGCGCGCCGGCACTACGCCGTCACACTATCCGGTGGGGGGCCTGACCGTCATCAGCTTCCCCAACAATCACCTGATGTACTCGATCACCTGGTACGCACTGGCGCTGATGTCGGCCGCGGCCGGTATCTTCGTGATCCGCCTGGAATTGCGCGGGCGGCAAGCGAAATAA
- the cyoB gene encoding cytochrome o ubiquinol oxidase subunit I, whose amino-acid sequence MPEHLDLARLIFGRLSLQAIPYDQPILVVTFIVVAIGAGALLGAVTYYRLWGYLWREWFTTIDHKRIGIMYIILGTIMLLRGFADAVMMRIQQAVSFGHSMGYLPPHHYDQIFTAHGVIMIFFMAMPLITGLMNYVVPLQIGARDVAFPFLNNFSFWMTAGGAILVMLSLFVGEFARTGWLAYPPLSELLQSPDVGVDYYIWSLQVAGIGTLLSGINLAVTIIKMRAPGMTMMRMPVFTWTALCTNVLIIAAFPVLTAVLALLALDRYAGTNFFTNDLGGNAMMYVNLIWIWGHPEVYILVLPAFGVYSEVISTFCGKRLFGYASMVYATVVITVLSYLVWLHHFFTMGSGASVNSFFGITTMIISIPTGAKIFNWLFTMYRGRARFEVPMLWTVGFMVTFVIGGMTGVLMAVPPADFALHNSLFLVAHFHNVIIGGVFFGMMAGINYWFPKAFGYRLDPFWGKCSFWLWLVGFYVAFMPLYVLGLMGVTRRMSHFDDPSLQIWFEIAALGAALIALGIACFLIQLYVSYRRRDSLRDLTGDPWNGRTLEWSTSSPPPAYNFAFTPLVHDNDAWWQMKQHGFERPVSGFLPIHMPKNTGAGFILAALSTACGFFLIWHMWLPLIVAFVTLLAVAIGHTFNYRRDFNIPAEQVDRTEAERTRLLAQHV is encoded by the coding sequence ATGCCCGAGCATCTCGATCTCGCCAGACTTATCTTCGGACGCCTGAGTCTGCAGGCGATTCCGTACGACCAGCCGATTCTGGTGGTGACCTTCATCGTGGTCGCCATCGGCGCCGGCGCACTGCTCGGCGCCGTTACGTATTACAGGCTGTGGGGTTATCTGTGGCGCGAGTGGTTCACCACCATCGATCACAAGCGCATCGGCATCATGTACATCATCCTGGGTACGATCATGCTGCTGCGCGGCTTTGCCGACGCGGTGATGATGCGCATTCAGCAGGCGGTTTCGTTCGGCCACTCGATGGGTTATCTGCCGCCGCATCATTACGACCAGATTTTCACCGCGCACGGCGTCATCATGATTTTCTTCATGGCCATGCCGCTCATCACGGGTCTGATGAATTACGTGGTGCCGCTGCAGATCGGCGCGCGCGACGTGGCCTTTCCATTCCTGAACAATTTCAGTTTCTGGATGACCGCCGGCGGCGCGATTCTGGTCATGCTCTCGCTGTTCGTCGGCGAATTCGCCAGAACCGGCTGGCTGGCGTATCCGCCGCTGTCGGAACTGTTGCAGAGTCCGGACGTCGGCGTCGACTATTACATCTGGTCCCTGCAGGTCGCGGGGATCGGCACGCTGCTCTCGGGCATCAACCTGGCCGTCACCATCATCAAGATGCGCGCGCCGGGCATGACGATGATGCGCATGCCGGTATTCACCTGGACGGCGCTGTGCACCAACGTGCTGATCATCGCCGCGTTCCCGGTGCTGACCGCCGTGCTCGCCTTGCTCGCGCTGGACCGCTACGCCGGCACCAACTTCTTCACGAATGACCTTGGCGGCAACGCCATGATGTACGTCAACCTGATCTGGATCTGGGGCCACCCGGAAGTCTACATCCTGGTGCTGCCCGCGTTCGGCGTGTATTCGGAAGTGATTTCAACGTTCTGCGGCAAGCGGCTGTTCGGCTACGCGTCGATGGTGTATGCGACGGTGGTTATCACCGTGCTGTCATACCTGGTGTGGCTGCATCACTTCTTCACGATGGGCTCGGGCGCTAGTGTGAACTCTTTCTTCGGTATCACCACAATGATCATCTCGATACCGACCGGTGCGAAGATCTTCAACTGGCTGTTCACGATGTATCGCGGCAGAGCCCGTTTCGAGGTGCCCATGTTGTGGACGGTGGGCTTCATGGTGACCTTCGTGATCGGCGGCATGACCGGCGTGCTGATGGCCGTGCCGCCCGCCGACTTCGCGCTGCACAACAGCCTGTTTCTGGTGGCGCACTTTCACAACGTGATCATCGGCGGCGTGTTTTTCGGCATGATGGCCGGCATCAACTACTGGTTTCCCAAGGCGTTCGGGTACCGGCTCGATCCGTTCTGGGGCAAGTGTTCGTTCTGGCTGTGGCTGGTCGGCTTCTACGTCGCCTTCATGCCGCTGTACGTGCTCGGGCTGATGGGAGTGACGCGGCGCATGAGTCATTTCGACGATCCGTCGCTGCAGATCTGGTTCGAGATCGCCGCGCTCGGCGCGGCGCTGATCGCGCTGGGCATTGCGTGCTTCCTGATCCAGCTCTATGTCAGCTACCGCCGCCGCGACAGCCTGCGCGACCTCACTGGCGATCCATGGAACGGCCGCACGCTCGAGTGGTCGACCTCGTCGCCGCCGCCGGCCTATAACTTTGCGTTCACACCACTGGTGCACGATAACGACGCCTGGTGGCAGATGAAGCAGCATGGCTTCGAGCGCCCGGTGTCGGGTTTCCTGCCGATTCACATGCCGAAGAATACCGGGGCTGGCTTCATTCTGGCGGCGCTCTCGACCGCCTGCGGCTTCTTTCTGATCTGGCACATGTGGCTGCCGCTCATCGTCGCATTCGTTACGCTGCTGGCAGTGGCCATCGGCCATACGTTCAACTATCGACGCGATTTCAATATCCCTGCCGAGCAGGTCGACCGCACGGAGGCAGAGCGCACGCGCCTGCTGGCTCAACATGTCTGA